From the genome of Glycine soja cultivar W05 chromosome 14, ASM419377v2, whole genome shotgun sequence:
TGAGCATATGCATCAAGCCTGTCATATTTTCCCTGTCCCGTGTGGCCAACCTCCACACTAGTCACTAAGGAAAGGCCATGCTTTATGGCCAAATTTCGGATCTAGGTGCAATCATACCAAGTTCTTTTAAAAGTTAATGGTTGAGTCAGCCGTAAGTGCttaaaataatttgtcaaaACATGGTATTAACTAGGATTGAATTTACATACACTCACTTAACTAATTAGAAACCACCCGTAATAGAATTTTAGTACAAAagtcaataattttatcatagtaacaataataatatttttataattactgCATTCTAATTGAATTTGAGTTTATGTattgttagtaaaaaaaatttactaagctaatcaattaaaaaatcatctttaaattttaagataattattgtaaaagtcaATAATCTTACCAtgtgtgataatttatgattggatagtaatataaaatgtattttacaAAGTGagtgtataatatatttttcattaaattaaatttatttaattatatcatgTAGACTTGTAtgcataactatatatatatatatatatatatcccagGTGATGTATATTTAAAATCTGATTGGCTTTGGTTTTGTCTCTTTTCACAAGGTGACAGATCCATTTAGGATATAATATTCCTGTTTCTTGATGTACTGTGCATATATGAAGTCATTgatcaaactaaaataaaactcatAGATAAGCCATCTTCTCTCTTGTTGAAATTCTCCTTCTCCTACATGCTTGCATCATGAAGATCATTCCAGAACTACTATTATTTGTGATAGTTCCTTTTCTGCTGAACAGTGGAAATGGAATTGAAACATCCACACATAGCATCAATAATAGAACACCTGAAAAACAACCTTACCGAACTTCTTATCACTTTCAGCCCCGACAGAATTGGATGAATGGTATTTTCATCCTCACCAAGCTTTGTGAATTTAATTTTAGCATTAATGCTTCGTAAGTTTACTAGTTTATCTGTTCTGTTCTGTTCTGCTTCTCTTGTTATACCACTGATAAGTCTAatccttttctttcttcactTGACATGTTTTTGCTGATTATAATTGGAAATGGATTCTTCATTATGCAGATCCAAATGGTAAGCCCGTGAATTTATATGACTATCAGTTATTTGGTTACCTCCCCAGCTCATCATCCATAAGAGAAAATAGAAACTGTCATGTTCTCTTATGTTCCATTTGAAACTTGATTTCTTTGACTTATTAAGACCCTCTTTAGATAAACTTTTCAGTAAGTATTTatatgagaagaaaataagaagaaaaaataaattaatttttttccataagctaaaatcaacttatgaaCATAACTTCTAGAAAATCCCTCATTTATTTTCTCCAAAAACTTGactgcataagttgattttagcttatggaaaaaactcaattcattttttttccctaaaaGTACTCACGGAGAAGTTTATCTAATCGTGACCTAAGAATTCATACTTTGTTAAAGCAACCCAAACTATAATAAGATGATTGATCTTAATGTTGATTTAATCTTCCAGGGCCTATGTACTACAAAGGTGTTTATCACCTTTTCTACCAGCATAATCCTGAAGCAGCAACCTTTGGTGATAGGATTGTATGGGGTCACTCAGTATCCTATGATCTCATCAATTGGATTCATCTAAATAATGCTATTGAACCAAGTGGACCATATGATAATAATAGCTGCTGGTCAGGCTCAGCCACTATAATCCCAGGGAAAGAACAACCAGTAATTTTGTACACAGGAATTGATGATAAGAAACATCAAGTTCAGAACTTGGCTATGCCAAGGAATCTATCAGACCCCTTCTTAAGGGAATGGATCAAACACCCTCAGAACCCTGTCATGAGTCCACCAAGTGGAGTTGAAGTGAATAACTTCAGAGACCCTTCAACTGCTTGGCagggaaaggatggaaaatggaGGGTAGTAATTGGTGCTCAAAATGGTGATGAAGGGAAGACAATTCTCTaccaaagtgaggactttgTTAATTGGAAAGTGGATCCTAATCCCTTCTACGCATCAGATAATACTGGAGTTTGTGAGTGTCCAGACTTCTTCCCTGTTAACATCAGTGGCAGCAAAAATGGGGTGGATACATCTGTGCAAAATCCAAGTGTTAGACATGTCTTGAAGATAAGCTATCTAAGAAAGCAGCATGATTACTATTTTCTTGGTAAATATGTATCTGATCAGGAAAACTTCATTCCTGATGTTAGGTTTACAGGAACTAGTTCAGACTTAAGGTATGACTATGGTAAATTCTATGCTTCCAAGTCATTTTTTGACTATGCCAAAAACAGGAGGATATTGTGGGGGTGGGTGAACGAGTCTGACTCCACACAAGATGACATTGAAAAAGGATGGGCTGGTCTACAGGTATCTTAGTTATTTCAGCTAccttattgtttctatgtaactATGTTCATGTGAATCATATCATAAAGTCTAGTTTTTTAGGGAATGTTAGCAACACATTTTACCATACTCTTTGTAACACTCTATTagctgaaatttattgaaaaacacAATTTAATGAGTCTAACATGTGATATTGTAGTTTTCAGTGAATGCTAATCAATAGTAGAGattgtataagaaaaaatatgctAGAAAGTGTGTTACTATTACTCCTCATGTGGATTGAAAGGGCATCATAGTGACGAAAGATCCTTTTTTTTGGAATGTAGTCAATTCCTAGGCAAGTTTGGCTTGATAAAAGTGGGAAGCGATTGGTGCAATGGCCAATTGAAGAGGTAGAGAAACTACGTGATAAACACATAAGTATAATGGGAGAGAAACTCGTCTATGGATCAAATCTTGAAGTCTCAGGTATCACTGCATCCCAGGTAAGTAAATTGATGCTATATATCTCCATTCTTCAATGGTAAATTTTAGACCAAGTACAACATCAACGTTAAAgtactttcaaatttaaacttttgaagGCCGATGTAGAAGTGTTGTTTGAGCTACCTGAGCTACAAAGTGCCGAGTTTCTTGATCCCGATGGAGTTGATCCCCAACTACTCTGTAGCCAAGAAGATGCATCAAGAAGTGGCATAATAGGGCCATTTGGTTTGTTAGCTTTAGCTTCAAAGGATCTCAAAGAGCATACTgcaatcttcttcaaaatataTAGAGCCCCCAATAGATATGTTGGTCTAATGTGCAATGACCAAAGAAGGTTGCTTCTGAATTCTAACATTCCCCCAACTTAAATTTGTGATTGAGACAGATTTTTGTCTACACTTTGCAGGTCCTCATTTCGCCATGATCTTGACAAAACTGCATATGGAACTATCTTTGACATAGATCCTAATCTCAAAAATATTTCACTAAGAAGCTTGGTATGTCTATTTCTAATGACAAGTATACTCCTCCTTGTTTTATGATATGCTTGGTAGTTTGATGTATTCTTGTTATGCAGATTGACCACTCCATTATTGAGAGTTTTGGGGATGAAGGGAGAGTTTGTATCACTAGTAGAGTTTATCCATCGTTGGCTATAGACAAAGATGCCCATCTTTATgcatttaacaatggaagccaGAGTGTGGTGGTCTCAAAACTGAATGCTTGGAGCATGAAGCAAGCGGAGATTGGCCGTGAGGGAAACATAAGCTATACCTAAGAATGATTAGAAGATTTTGGATATTGTTGCATTGAATAAAACCATCAATTTAGTATCCGAAGTATTGCATTCTCTCCTATTTACTctctaaaagtaataaaattatattagtaaTCCACTAAGTATTGAGCATCCATCAGTTTAGTGCTTGAATTAGTATATTTTACAAACCTTTAGGGACCAATTTGATAGATTTTACAATACTTGAAGGATTACTTATTATGATTTCTAATGTGAGAGAATACTTGTATAATTTTCTTACTAACCATTTAGGAGAGAGTAATACTTCAGGGATGAAATTGAGGGTTTTCTCTTGTTGTAGTTGTgtcttataatttgtttttccctcttTATTGGTCTCTCCAAGGTTGTCTTATTCGGGATGTAACTCTGCTGTCTATTGTTATTTAAGAACTAATAGTAATGAGTCTCTGCAGATCAACGAATTTAGCTTACTCACCAATTTTGTTAAAGAACATTTCCAAATTCAGTACCACTCTACAGAGTTTTTCCTGGAGCTTACACAATCTTCACATGAATCAAATTTCCAAATtagtattttgttttcattatgCTCTTTGttctttatgaggtaaccaATATTCATTGCATTTTCTATATTGATATATATCCGACAGATCACTGAAAAGAAGAAACAGTCTCACTCAAATATATGGCTGAAGGGAGGCAGCGATTAAAACAGAAGCGCTATGAAACGAGAGAGTAAACAACAGCCAAAGGAGGAGAAAAGCCTATGTATATGTTTGATGCATTAATTTCTTCATCAAGTTTCAGATTATATACATTGTGGCTTAACTAGTGGTTTCAAATATACATTATTTACATACTGATATACAGCTATATCAGTATGTGGTTTGATGtttatgaacaaaaaaaatattgaacattTGACCTATCTGTTGTCATGCCCCACTTTGAGCAGAGATGTTGGAAACCTGCTTCACCAAACCAAATACCAGAACAATGGTTTAACATCTTAAAATTTGAGTGAAAActatatcatcaaaatctaaCATGACATAGTAGGTAAAGTTACATCTTAATAAGATATCATAAACCTCCATACTCCAGTTGTAATATAGAAGTTTTTGCAAGCTATCAGCCAAATTTATATGCTGAGCATTTTCCGCGAATAAATTGATCACATCCCCAAAAACACAAATGCATGGAgtcaaattaaaaggaaaaaatttccAAGTTGGGTTTCATGTCCAGGTGCCATAAAATTGTGCCTATGACAATCTGTGTGCATGACTTGTGGTCTACCTAACTTCAACTAAAAATTAGCATGGCTTTACAAGATGCACAGCCATAGGAAGGCAAACAAGAAAAGTCTCTAGCAATGGTAGGAAAACCAAACTAGATGAACTAAAGTACATAATCATAAAATGAGCCTATCAAGTCTAAGCTGTAGAAACAGAACAGTAGAAAGAGAACAGAATTAGGTACATGGTAGCTAAGCTGTTTAATGAATGTTTTGTTGTAGTGTTATATGTCTGACTGTACTCTTGTAGTGaataatgaaaaaagatgaCTGAAAATCGGTTAAGATGGTTAGGACGTGTACAAAGAAGGCCATTGGAAACATCAATGACTAATTAGGAGAGTAAACTGTAAGATTTTTAGTCTTGTGAAAAAATGAGAGAGACCAAAAAGGATATTGGAGAAAGTTGTTAAACCAAGCTGAATGACATCGTGGGAAGATACAGGacaaagacaattttttataaaataagctATTAAAGAAAAGATTATTTAGACTATAATTCAAGTTAATTAGCAAAAAATACTCAATTTTTAggattcacactcaacacaataacacaacaattcctcatcgggacatcaattggtccatcaaacatatataaatttacatttgTAATTGTAAAGATAGGATCAAAATTTGtagaaacaccccaaaactcattccgattaatcctctaaggatccctacacatgtttgCACTACTCCCTAATtttgaataactcatcccttacctctaagtgaGCTCATGGGTGTAGTCCGATAgtgatagcggcatctctaacAGTTTCATGAGACTcttcaagtttttcctctgattGTTCTACTAGGATTTCTAAGCGTTACAGGAAAGGAGAAGATATTGTAACCTTCATTTCACTATCAACGTGTGAGACTAATTTGTCTTGGAAAACCAATTATTTCACAAATCTCAATTGTGAGAATGTGTGAAAATGAGTTTTGAaggtggtgtccaaatttcacaacgataCAACGGATAATGAGTctgagatcatagttttactgagataGGTTTTGGTGTATacgggaaaagagaaagctcaGTGCAAAGGACATTTTTTCCACCACAGACGTTAACTCGAAAATCTCAACAGTGGGTGTGTGTGGAAATAAGTTCAGAACCTTGTGTTCACATTTCACAATGGCCCATTGGTTAACGAGTCCAAAATCATCTTTTTACTAAGACAAATTTAAGTGTAtgcgagaaaaaaaaaggattttgaaaaaaaaagaaggaaaaaatggaTTTGAGAAGAAGAGAGACAAACACGTCATAAAGGTAAAATGTGACCTATTATGtatctatttatagctaggataCTCTGAgtttattatttactctattttttttattttatcattttatataaagaaaatctATTTTAGTCCctgtcaaatgaataaataaaatattttttttataaaaaaatatatttattttatttatcttaaaacttttattttaattaattaaattatttttattatttatttaattacaaaaaatttattattttcctaaaattctattgattttaaataaaatcatttttaatttattttatgaaaaatgagatgttacacATATAACCCATCCACACACCACCAAGTAATTGGTATATTAAAGACTTCTATCAATACATATATGAATAAATTACATCTTATAAGTGTATAAGGAGTATACATTACTCGATATGAGtatttttactttctattaatAAGTTGTTTGTATAACTACTTTAGTTAGTTGTTTGTTATTAGTTAGTAGTTAAGTCTGTTAGTCTGGGACAACTTGTGGCAATTATATAAACTCGTTTGTAATTAGTTATAATTTGGGTTGAATAGTATTGATTTCTCAATCTGAACTCTTTCTCCTCTCTCGAATTCTCTTAACTTTATTACATCTTAAACCTATCTGCAACCTAAACCCATTGTCTTAAATCATGAATTCACAAAATTCTAAACTTCAAAAAAAGTCAACCTTGTGGTTAAAGCTATATGTGTTGGGTCAGGGAAGGGATGGACCCAATATGCATTGGTGTATATAGTTGCCAACCTTGCCTTTGAATAAGGCCGAAGGCTAAAATTTCCTGCACTTTCCATTCTATTCTAGAAAGTCCATTCATAAATGCAATAAGAAGTACAGGAAGCAATAATGAGAATGCGGGAAACAAGAGCCTACATGAACACCTGAAATGAATCGATAACTTGAAACCCTTGTGCCAAGACTCCCCTACTTTCACAAATTTCTAAACTGATTCTTAAATTCATATTTCACCTTCTCAGACAATAAGGAATGATTATGAGCATGTTTGGATACACGTTAGAAATCCATTCAACGTGAAAAACACACTTTCTTAGGCATGTAATAGTCACATAGAAGTATTCCTAACACTAACACTTGTAGCGAAAAAATTAGGATCTAAAACTAGACATGAACTTCTCTAGTTTGTGTCTAATGCACATTTTGTCTCATAATGAGATATGGATTTGGGacctttttcaaagaaaaaagaaaatattttatttaaaataattttatatctttttatttttataaaaataaaaattatctcataTCTTTTATGTTAAGAACTTTCCTAATAAGACAAAGATAATTCACAGTTAATCTTACATGACTAATTACGATAACTAATCACATGATTTGATCCTAATATGTAACAATagaatattattcttattttatggacaacttccacatttatataataatactctctttttatattaattatattcttagtgctagcaaaaaatataatattttactgaaatatttatttgattaaattaaattctctaatttaattattaaataaattattttcttttacaaaaaattgaaacacTCATTTGTGTGTGATCCCGTGGGTTCAATACTAAACCGgcaataaattaatcataattaatttactaatcaGGACAAGCGTAACGTCCAGATAGtatgaaataacattttttacattcaagaatccataaaataatgtaatattttcttcCATCATTTACCGCTCAAGGTTAACTCTAAAGTATAGTATTATTGTCAAACTCTAATAAGCTAACACATTTAGTCAATGAATGAGTTAagaaacttttttcttctttcattcaatGGTCAAGGTCTTAATTCTATCATAGAGCTCAAAGTCATTTCCTAGAGTTggattccttcttgattaatcattagttctacaagtatttaatcatattcaaTATTTATTCAACTAGTGCCCTAAGGCATTAGgtgctcaaaattaaaatataacaaataacttgttaattacTATGTTAATCTCACGTCAAAGGAAACTATTATATTTCTTCATGAAAATTTCCTATTGACATATCAaggtaatattaactattaaaaattcTCAATTGAATCAGTTCAATGATGACATCCACATATACATCATCTAtatatgcaatttaataaatgagatctattaatatttatccaataaagacaattacatatatattgGTCTATCCAgattattgatgtcctattCACAATAATCCTACGATAAAgaataatttagattaaaagtataaaagacttgtttttcattatcataatctctatcaTGATAACAAGtctctaattttaatcaaggacttgtcaaattaacaatttaataaaacaataaatgtgatagtaaaataaagaacaatttttttactaaaattgatGGCATGATGGATTGAATCTTGGACATATATATTTATTCCCAACAATCTTCCACTTGCACCAGAGTCAATCACTCATGTATTTCATTACTAATTCCAACTTATACTCATCAAACtactttagtttttaattttgagtctccATAATGAGACACAATCTTTAGTTCTTCTTAAGTACTTAAGAATGGTCTTACCCACTTTCAATGCTCTCCACCAAGACTTTCTTGATATCAAATTGTTACACCTAGTGCATAAATGATAATAGAACATGCAAAAATATGTCATATACAACAACTCCCACTCTGCTAGCATATGGTACTCTAGTTATGTATTCTCTCACTTCATGAGTTTTAGGAAAATCCTACATGCTAAGAGTAACTCCAATTCCTATTGGCaaatagtcacttttggagTTTCCATGTTATACCTCTTTAGGATGGTATTAATGTACCTAGATTGGGAGACACCGGGCAACCTTCTAGATCTATCTCAATaaatctttatttataaaatataggtTGTTTCTCCCAAATGTTTCATGGATATTATATTAGTAGCCAAATTTGTCTTCCTTgtattatgtattattttatatgtcatctacatataaaTGTAATGCTCTCACTGACTTTTTTGTACTCACAAAGTTCTTCAACTTCTACACACttgtttcaattcataaatgaaTTGTTGAAACTTGTAGACTTTATTATGATCAGACAAGGATGTGAATCCCTTAGGTTGTGTCATATACACATCTTCTTTTAGCTCACCATTAGGGAAAGTCATTATCCACATCCATTTCATATTTCATGATCATAGTATGCTACTATAGCAAGAAGAATCCAAATTGATTTGAGCATTGCCACGGTAGAAAAGTTTCATCATACTCTATACCTTTCTTTTGACAATATCCCTTGACAACAAGACAGGCTTTGTAGGTTTCAACCTTCCAATATGCTCCAATCCTTTTTATTGTAAACCCATGTACAATCAATTGGTTTTATATCCTTTGAAACTTCAACTAAAGTCCATACTTTGTTGATCTTCATTTATTCTATTTTGGATTCCATAGTTTCTTGCCATTTCTTACAATCCAAGCTTTGCATAGCCTCTTCATAGTTTCTTAGATCAACATCATCATGATAAACCTCATTTGATGTGTCATCTAGGACCATCAAGTTTAATCTATCAGGTGCACGATGCACTAGAGTAGATTTTCTTGAAGGCTCATGTATTAGGTTCATAGATTGTTGAATTGCCTCTAAGATTGGTTCATTAACCTGATCTTGAACTATAGTTGGCTCTTGAACCACAATTGTTGGAGGTGATGACCTTTGTGGTAACTTTAGAACATTAAAGAAAGCCATCTCAGTTTTCATCTCATAGTCCTGAGTTGTTTCATTGGTTAATTGAGTTTCATCAAGCTCAATTTCTTTACCATGACTTCCTCCTACAAGGAATTtcctttctaaaaaaaatatagttcatCTTGCCACGAACATTTTATGGTCAGAAGGTTGGTTTAAATAATATCTCATAATTTCTTTGGGATACTCAATGAATCTACATTTCTCAAACATTGCCtcaaatttttatattcacaatCTCTTAATGTAAGTGGGACAATCCCAAGCCTTGTTGTGTTTAAGATTCATTCTAGCCATTTCCATATCACATATAGAGTTGTAGATACTAATTTTGTAGAaactttatttgataaataagttACTTATGCTAAAGCATATATGCACATAAACTTACTAGAAGATCATAGGTAACTTGATTTTCATAGTCAATTAGCATATTAAGCATCTTATGCATGAGAACAATTCTTAGGTAACCATACTAATCATCATAATTGGATCTAACcaattttgtttcaatatttctttatgtgagAAATTCCTTAAAACTATGAATGAGTCATTTGATTGTCAAGTCGTttctcaaacatattttaagaTAGAATATATCACATTTTTCTAAGACATAATGTATCACATACACTTTGAAAAATAATCATACCAAATAAGTATTTGGTTGTCTAGTCAATCCTATTGGTatctacaaattaaattttatactcCTCCGGGTAGTCTAGATGTTtagtataaaaaatcatttcaaaattcACATCTCATGCTATATTAATGAATTATAAGTCTCCTGGTTGTCAGGTCATTCCttattattgtttaaataaataacttgtatcacatgcttttattttgagCTACAAGTCTCTTGGTTGTTAGGTCATTCCTtgtaatcaaaatatttttcgtCACATGTtccaatttattttcaaattacaagTCTCTTGTTAGCCAAGTTGTTCCTTgtgataaaataaatcaaaacaattTGCATCATatgctccaatttttttttaaaccacaAGTTCCTTGGTATCaaacaatttaatatataaaacaaattggATAATATATCATCATATAATAAAACACATATCACCATATGTTTTGCCATAAAGACTATAAACAACATATGGAGAAACAAAAATTTGCTcctgaaataaattttttatagtcATTGACAAGATACAACttgaattaaatcattttaattcaaaatcatgtttttatattagttgtttgAAATAGAATCAATTTCTGATGTCAACTTCTTTGACAAGCTAAacaaagaataagaagaaaaaataaaattatagtgcTTTCGTTATAAAAGAATAA
Proteins encoded in this window:
- the LOC114383076 gene encoding beta-fructofuranosidase, insoluble isoenzyme CWINV1-like isoform X3, with translation MVFSSSPSFVNLILALMLHPNGPMYYKGVYHLFYQHNPEAATFGDRIVWGHSVSYDLINWIHLNNAIEPSGPYDNNSCWSGSATIIPGKEQPVILYTGIDDKKHQVQNLAMPRNLSDPFLREWIKHPQNPVMSPPSGVEVNNFRDPSTAWQGKDGKWRVVIGAQNGDEGKTILYQSEDFVNWKVDPNPFYASDNTGVCECPDFFPVNISGSKNGVDTSVQNPSVRHVLKISYLRKQHDYYFLGKYVSDQENFIPDVRFTGTSSDLRYDYGKFYASKSFFDYAKNRRILWGWVNESDSTQDDIEKGWAGLQSIPRQVWLDKSGKRLVQWPIEEVEKLRDKHISIMGEKLVYGSNLEVSGITASQADVEVLFELPELQSAEFLDPDGVDPQLLCSQEDASRSGIIGPFGLLALASKDLKEHTAIFFKIYRAPNRYVGLMCNDQRRSSFRHDLDKTAYGTIFDIDPNLKNISLRSLIDHSIIESFGDEGRVCITSRVYPSLAIDKDAHLYAFNNGSQSVVVSKLNAWSMKQAEIGREGNISYT
- the LOC114383076 gene encoding beta-fructofuranosidase, insoluble isoenzyme CWINV6-like isoform X1 — protein: MKIIPELLLFVIVPFLLNSGNGIETSTHSINNRTPEKQPYRTSYHFQPRQNWMNDPNGPMYYKGVYHLFYQHNPEAATFGDRIVWGHSVSYDLINWIHLNNAIEPSGPYDNNSCWSGSATIIPGKEQPVILYTGIDDKKHQVQNLAMPRNLSDPFLREWIKHPQNPVMSPPSGVEVNNFRDPSTAWQGKDGKWRVVIGAQNGDEGKTILYQSEDFVNWKVDPNPFYASDNTGVCECPDFFPVNISGSKNGVDTSVQNPSVRHVLKISYLRKQHDYYFLGKYVSDQENFIPDVRFTGTSSDLRYDYGKFYASKSFFDYAKNRRILWGWVNESDSTQDDIEKGWAGLQSIPRQVWLDKSGKRLVQWPIEEVEKLRDKHISIMGEKLVYGSNLEVSGITASQADVEVLFELPELQSAEFLDPDGVDPQLLCSQEDASRSGIIGPFGLLALASKDLKEHTAIFFKIYRAPNRYVGLMCNDQRRSSFRHDLDKTAYGTIFDIDPNLKNISLRSLIDHSIIESFGDEGRVCITSRVYPSLAIDKDAHLYAFNNGSQSVVVSKLNAWSMKQAEIGREGNISYT
- the LOC114383076 gene encoding beta-fructofuranosidase, insoluble isoenzyme CWINV1-like isoform X2, whose product is MKIIPELLLFVIVPFLLNSGNGIETSTHSINNRTPEKQPYRTSYHFQPRQNWMNDPNGPMYYKGVYHLFYQHNPEAATFGDRIVWGHSVSYDLINWIHLNNAIEPSGPYDNNSCWSGSATIIPGKEQPVILYTGIDDKKHQVQNLAMPRNLSDPFLREWIKHPQNPVMSPPSGVEVNNFRDPSTAWQGKDGKWRVVIGAQNGDEGKTILYQSEDFVNWKVDPNPFYASDNTGVCECPDFFPVNISGSKNGVDTSVQNPSVRHVLKISYLRKQHDYYFLGKYVSDQENFIPDVRFTGTSSDLRYDYGKFYASKSFFDYAKNRRILWGWVNESDSTQDDIEKGWAGLQSIPRQVWLDKSGKRLVQWPIEEVEKLRDKHISIMGEKLVYGSNLEVSGITASQADVEVLFELPELQSAEFLDPDGVDPQLLCSQEDASRSGIIGPFGLLALASKDLKEHTAIFFKIYRAPNRYVGLMCNDQRRSSFRHDLDKTAYGTIFDIDPNLKNISLRSLIDHSIIESFGDEGRVCITSRVYPSLAIDKDAHLYAFNNGSQSVVVSKLNAWSMKQAEIGHH